Proteins encoded together in one Peribacillus asahii window:
- the proB gene encoding glutamate 5-kinase produces MEKKRIVVKIGSSSLTNSKGEIDQFKFLDHIQAVAALRKEGHDVILVSSGAVATGFRKLGYPSRPVTLKGKQAAAAVGQSLLIQSYMQQLGQFGINAAQILLTRTDFSKKDRYKNAHATLSELIERGILPIINENDTVSVEELTFGDNDMLSALVSGLIHADQLIILTDINGLYDCNPLTNPDAKRIDYLTEVTDDLLQVAEGAGSNVGTGGMQSKLLAAKTALSLGVKVFIGKGEGRDKLLRILAGDGDGTYIENDVLTTVNNNKQWISIHSEVSGKIFVDDGAETALMLNGSSLLPAGIYDIQGDFEKGDVVEVFGSSGLLGRGEVLYSVDELKLAMGKRTDELVMSAIEVIHRDKWVKA; encoded by the coding sequence ATGGAAAAGAAGCGCATCGTTGTCAAAATCGGAAGCAGTTCGTTAACGAACTCCAAGGGGGAAATTGATCAATTTAAATTTTTAGATCATATTCAAGCAGTTGCGGCATTGCGAAAAGAAGGGCATGACGTGATTCTTGTATCATCTGGTGCTGTTGCGACCGGATTCCGTAAGCTAGGTTACCCATCACGTCCGGTTACGTTAAAAGGGAAACAAGCAGCCGCAGCCGTCGGTCAAAGTTTATTGATTCAATCATATATGCAACAATTAGGGCAGTTTGGCATTAACGCCGCCCAAATTTTATTAACAAGAACCGATTTTTCAAAAAAAGACCGTTATAAAAATGCCCATGCGACTTTGTCAGAATTAATTGAACGCGGCATTTTACCAATTATTAACGAAAATGATACAGTGTCTGTTGAAGAATTAACATTTGGGGATAATGATATGCTTTCTGCTCTTGTGAGTGGGCTTATTCATGCCGATCAGCTTATTATTTTAACGGACATTAACGGCTTATATGATTGTAATCCGTTGACGAATCCGGATGCTAAGAGAATCGATTATTTAACAGAAGTAACGGATGATTTGCTGCAAGTAGCGGAAGGAGCCGGCTCAAACGTTGGGACAGGCGGGATGCAATCGAAATTATTAGCTGCGAAAACAGCACTGTCTTTAGGTGTAAAAGTCTTTATTGGTAAAGGAGAAGGCCGTGATAAGCTTCTGCGAATTTTAGCGGGTGACGGTGACGGGACGTATATTGAAAATGACGTGCTTACAACCGTAAATAATAATAAGCAATGGATTTCGATTCATTCGGAAGTGTCAGGAAAAATCTTCGTTGACGATGGCGCAGAAACAGCCCTAATGTTGAATGGCAGCAGTTTATTGCCTGCCGGTATTTATGACATTCAAGGAGATTTTGAAAAAGGGGACGTTGTTGAAGTGTTTGGTTCAAGCGGATTGCTTGGCCGAGGAGAAGTTCTCTATTCTGTCGATGAGCTGAAACTAGCGATGGGAAAACGGACAGACGAGCTTGTGATGTCAGCAATTGAAGTGATTCATCGAGATAAATGGGTGAAAGCCTAA
- the hmpA gene encoding NO-inducible flavohemoprotein has protein sequence MLSQKTIDIVKSTVPVLEIHGETITKTFYKNLFEAHPELLNIFNQTNQKRGRQQTALANTVLAAAKYIDNLGVIVPVVKQIAHKHRSLAVKPEHYPIVGENLLKAIKEVLGDAATDEIINAWAEAYGVIADAFIGIEKDMYKEASEQNNGWEDYKEFRVTDKVQESDLITSFYLRPTDGTKVPTYLPGQYITIRVNIPGEQYLCNRQYSLSVAPGHDYFRISVKKEAEGGEHEGKVSNYLHKSVQIGDKIEVTAPAGDFILEEKDTPIVFLAGGVGITPLLSMVQTVSEKQPNRSVQFIQAANNGSVQAFRNELSEIKLADYELGFVYTSPTDIDKNNPYFVKEGYVDRDVLAETIKPDADYYVCGPVPFMKSVISTLKELGVTEEKIHFEFFGPAMAL, from the coding sequence ATGCTATCTCAAAAAACAATTGATATTGTGAAATCAACAGTACCTGTGTTAGAAATTCATGGGGAAACAATTACAAAAACTTTCTATAAAAACCTTTTTGAAGCTCATCCAGAATTATTAAATATTTTCAACCAAACAAATCAAAAAAGAGGCCGTCAACAAACGGCATTAGCAAATACAGTTTTAGCTGCAGCGAAATATATTGATAACTTAGGAGTAATCGTTCCAGTTGTGAAACAGATTGCTCATAAACATAGAAGCTTAGCTGTTAAGCCAGAGCACTATCCAATCGTTGGTGAAAATTTATTGAAAGCGATTAAAGAAGTACTAGGCGATGCGGCAACAGACGAAATTATCAATGCGTGGGCAGAAGCATATGGTGTGATTGCAGATGCATTCATTGGCATTGAAAAAGACATGTACAAAGAAGCTTCTGAGCAAAATAATGGCTGGGAAGATTATAAAGAATTTAGAGTAACAGATAAAGTACAAGAAAGCGATCTGATTACATCTTTCTATTTAAGACCAACTGATGGAACTAAGGTCCCAACTTACTTACCAGGACAATACATTACGATTCGTGTAAATATTCCAGGAGAGCAATACTTATGTAATCGTCAATATAGCTTATCCGTTGCACCTGGTCACGATTACTTCCGCATTTCAGTGAAGAAAGAAGCAGAAGGCGGGGAACATGAAGGTAAAGTATCCAACTACTTACACAAATCTGTTCAAATTGGTGACAAAATTGAAGTTACAGCTCCTGCTGGAGATTTCATCTTGGAAGAAAAAGATACACCAATTGTCTTCCTTGCAGGCGGCGTCGGAATTACTCCATTATTAAGCATGGTTCAAACTGTATCAGAGAAACAACCAAATCGTTCGGTTCAATTTATTCAAGCAGCGAATAACGGATCTGTTCAAGCTTTCAGAAATGAACTTTCTGAGATTAAACTAGCAGATTACGAACTTGGCTTTGTTTATACATCTCCAACAGATATCGATAAAAATAATCCGTATTTTGTAAAAGAAGGCTATGTAGATCGCGATGTATTAGCTGAAACAATTAAACCGGATGCTGATTATTATGTATGTGGACCTGTTCCATTCATGAAATCTGTTATTTCAACTTTAAAAGAACTAGGTGTAACAGAAGAAAAAATTCATTTCGAATTTTTCGGCCCGGCAATGGCATTGTAA
- a CDS encoding DUF3231 family protein, with protein sequence MGILSGNPKDEPMHYGEVFAIWTNLFTNNGLITAYQTFLQHAGDEDLKKLIEEAIECMQNENPQLEELLKANGLGLPPASPDRPVAKLEDIPVGARFTDPEISTALSMDIAAGLVACSQAIGQCIREDIAMMYGQFHAAKAQLGAKFLRLNKNKGWLVPPPLHVHRPEQE encoded by the coding sequence ATGGGAATCTTAAGCGGCAATCCAAAAGATGAACCAATGCATTATGGTGAAGTATTTGCTATATGGACGAATCTTTTTACAAACAATGGCTTAATCACTGCATATCAAACATTTCTTCAGCATGCGGGAGATGAAGATCTAAAAAAACTTATCGAAGAAGCTATTGAGTGTATGCAAAATGAAAATCCACAGTTAGAGGAATTACTAAAAGCAAACGGCCTTGGACTTCCTCCTGCCTCACCTGATCGTCCGGTTGCCAAATTAGAAGACATACCTGTTGGAGCAAGATTTACTGATCCAGAAATTAGCACTGCTCTTTCTATGGATATTGCAGCGGGGTTAGTTGCATGCAGTCAAGCAATTGGACAATGTATTAGAGAAGATATTGCTATGATGTATGGCCAATTCCATGCGGCTAAGGCCCAATTGGGTGCAAAATTTTTGAGACTGAACAAGAATAAAGGGTGGTTGGTTCCACCTCCTCTTCATGTACACAGACCCGAACAAGAATAG
- a CDS encoding DUF4021 domain-containing protein, with protein sequence MMKKNDVEIKEPKETMKSNSDNYLGLDPDEQEMNGLYGMAETESEDRLHDVEK encoded by the coding sequence ATGATGAAGAAAAATGATGTAGAGATAAAGGAACCAAAAGAAACAATGAAAAGTAACAGTGATAATTACCTAGGTCTTGATCCAGACGAACAAGAGATGAATGGATTATATGGAATGGCTGAAACGGAATCTGAAGATCGCCTCCATGATGTAGAAAAATAA
- a CDS encoding RrF2 family transcriptional regulator — protein MRLTSYSDYSIRVLIYLATQNNDKLTNIKEISEVYDISKNHLMKIVHNLGKTGYIETVRGRNGGFRLAKAPADINIGEVVRRTEEDFYLVECYKDHNNCVISPVCSLKFILNTALDAFLQVLDQYTLADIVENKAMLKAYFQSAQKEK, from the coding sequence ATGCGGTTAACTAGCTATTCAGATTATTCCATCCGAGTATTAATCTATTTAGCGACCCAAAATAACGACAAGCTAACGAACATAAAAGAAATCTCTGAAGTGTATGATATATCGAAAAATCATCTAATGAAAATTGTTCATAATCTTGGAAAAACGGGGTATATCGAGACGGTTCGAGGAAGAAACGGCGGTTTTAGACTAGCCAAGGCACCTGCCGATATCAATATTGGAGAAGTAGTTCGCCGAACTGAAGAGGATTTCTATTTAGTCGAGTGCTACAAAGATCATAACAACTGTGTCATTTCTCCCGTTTGTTCTTTGAAGTTTATACTTAACACGGCCTTAGATGCCTTTCTACAAGTGCTTGATCAATATACATTAGCTGATATTGTTGAAAATAAAGCAATGCTAAAAGCATACTTCCAATCTGCTCAAAAAGAAAAATAA
- a CDS encoding zinc-finger domain-containing protein — translation MNRKKIYEEVEEMLSFCEGCFVQKHFRKEKGRTFAHQFCLSQCTVGEKLKKLGQELTNLNEK, via the coding sequence ATGAATCGGAAGAAGATTTATGAAGAAGTCGAAGAAATGCTATCTTTTTGCGAAGGCTGTTTTGTACAAAAACATTTTCGAAAGGAGAAGGGACGTACGTTTGCGCATCAATTTTGTTTATCTCAATGTACGGTAGGAGAAAAATTAAAAAAGCTTGGTCAAGAATTAACGAATTTAAATGAAAAATGA
- a CDS encoding ribonuclease H family protein — protein MKVLIRWTYFLNKKGTASFLSEWLEAESALAIVEDLEKTGRVKAVEFEDEVGTVWTKKELVKLLTEVEDEPQNITVFFDGSYRKNERLAGLGVALYYTQNKKNWRIRKNALLHQLESNNEAEYAAFYEAVKQLEELEVHHQSCVFKGDSLVVLNQLSGEWPCYEEQLNRWIDRIEEKLAKLNIRPVYTPISRKDNQESDQLASQAINGEEIFGKMQIEKKEL, from the coding sequence TTGAAAGTATTGATTCGTTGGACATATTTTTTAAATAAAAAAGGAACAGCTTCTTTTCTTTCGGAATGGCTTGAGGCTGAGTCTGCGCTAGCTATTGTAGAAGATTTAGAAAAAACAGGGCGGGTAAAAGCGGTAGAATTTGAAGATGAAGTAGGAACGGTATGGACGAAAAAAGAACTTGTTAAGCTGTTGACTGAGGTTGAAGATGAACCTCAAAATATTACAGTCTTTTTTGACGGCAGCTACCGAAAAAACGAAAGACTGGCAGGGCTTGGTGTTGCTCTTTATTATACACAAAATAAGAAGAACTGGAGAATTCGGAAAAATGCACTGCTTCATCAATTAGAATCGAATAATGAAGCTGAGTATGCAGCATTTTATGAAGCGGTTAAGCAGCTTGAGGAATTAGAGGTACATCATCAAAGCTGTGTGTTTAAAGGAGATTCACTCGTTGTACTAAATCAGCTCTCGGGAGAATGGCCGTGCTATGAAGAGCAATTAAATCGATGGATCGACCGCATCGAGGAAAAGTTAGCAAAGCTTAACATTCGTCCTGTATACACACCAATTTCAAGAAAAGATAATCAAGAAAGTGACCAATTGGCATCACAAGCTATAAACGGAGAAGAAATTTTCGGCAAGATGCAAATAGAAAAGAAGGAGTTATGA
- a CDS encoding reverse transcriptase-like protein: MIEVYIDGASAGNPGPSGAGIFINNNGHVERYSIPLGLLENHEAEYYALIKALEICVKNHYQIVSFRTDSQAINQAMEKEFAKNKRYAPLLAQALTLAKQLDLFFIKWIPSIENKSADQLARRAIHLNKERPDEKDS, from the coding sequence ATGATTGAAGTATATATTGATGGCGCTAGTGCTGGGAACCCTGGCCCAAGCGGTGCAGGCATTTTTATTAATAATAATGGTCATGTAGAACGCTATTCGATTCCACTTGGCTTACTGGAAAATCATGAAGCAGAATACTATGCATTGATTAAAGCATTAGAAATTTGTGTGAAAAATCATTATCAAATTGTCTCTTTTCGCACGGATTCACAAGCAATTAACCAAGCAATGGAAAAAGAATTCGCCAAAAATAAACGCTATGCACCATTGCTTGCTCAAGCGTTAACTTTAGCAAAACAATTAGACCTCTTTTTTATAAAATGGATTCCAAGCATTGAAAATAAGTCCGCCGATCAATTAGCTAGACGAGCTATTCACTTAAACAAGGAGCGGCCAGATGAGAAAGACAGCTGA
- a CDS encoding DMT family transporter has product MRKTADFTLLFVAFIWGATFVMVQNATSFLEPHSFNGIRFLIAFISLLIIYVLFIRKEQGVWSRNLLIAGFKIGIWLFLGYSFQTVGLLHTTPAKAGFITGLSVVLVPLFSVLLLKMKLSQNAIIGVIAATIGLYLMTVVDTASFSLGDLLILLCAVSFAMQIIMTAKVAGDYAALPLTLVQLFTVSILSFISAPIFGEDISVLVNPTIMLQTEVWSALFVTAIFATALAFLAQTHFQAYTSPTRVALIFATEPVFAALTSYLWIDEKLTVASIAGCICILFGMVIAELPAKKRKIKPDFH; this is encoded by the coding sequence ATGAGAAAGACAGCTGATTTTACGTTATTATTCGTCGCCTTTATTTGGGGGGCGACCTTTGTTATGGTTCAAAATGCAACTTCTTTTCTTGAACCACATAGCTTTAATGGGATTCGATTTTTGATCGCCTTTATAAGTCTACTTATTATTTATGTTCTTTTCATCCGAAAAGAACAAGGTGTTTGGTCAAGAAATTTATTAATTGCCGGATTTAAAATTGGCATTTGGCTTTTTTTAGGATATTCATTTCAAACGGTAGGTTTACTGCATACCACTCCAGCCAAAGCCGGCTTTATTACCGGCTTAAGCGTCGTGCTTGTTCCACTGTTCTCCGTATTGCTTTTAAAAATGAAATTATCGCAAAATGCAATCATTGGGGTTATTGCAGCCACAATTGGACTTTATTTAATGACAGTGGTCGATACAGCCTCATTCAGTCTTGGTGATCTGCTCATCTTATTATGTGCGGTTAGTTTTGCAATGCAAATCATTATGACAGCTAAAGTCGCTGGCGATTATGCAGCTTTACCATTAACATTAGTGCAGCTGTTTACCGTATCGATTCTATCCTTTATATCAGCACCGATTTTTGGTGAAGATATTTCAGTCTTAGTCAATCCAACCATCATGTTGCAAACAGAAGTTTGGAGCGCCTTGTTTGTAACCGCTATTTTTGCTACAGCATTGGCATTTTTGGCGCAAACGCATTTCCAAGCCTACACATCTCCAACACGAGTTGCGTTAATTTTTGCGACTGAGCCGGTATTTGCCGCTCTCACATCCTATCTATGGATTGATGAAAAATTAACAGTCGCTTCAATCGCTGGCTGTATATGTATTTTGTTTGGGATGGTTATTGCCGAACTGCCTGCTAAAAAAAGAAAAATAAAACCGGACTTCCATTGA
- a CDS encoding DUF6123 family protein: protein MAWSTEEYITYLEGKGFSFGEDMIGFIYFGKQYTKASDSLVNIAIELTLKVQKKFDGSFYVSLLETLTKNHISTKREAEKFAREQGLFQ, encoded by the coding sequence TTGGCTTGGTCGACTGAAGAGTATATTACATATTTAGAAGGAAAAGGTTTTTCTTTTGGTGAAGACATGATTGGTTTTATTTATTTTGGAAAACAGTATACGAAAGCTAGTGATTCTTTAGTTAATATTGCGATTGAACTAACATTAAAGGTGCAAAAAAAGTTCGACGGCAGCTTTTATGTATCTTTGCTTGAAACTTTAACAAAAAATCATATTTCTACAAAACGAGAAGCAGAAAAGTTTGCTCGTGAACAAGGCTTATTTCAATAA